A genome region from Halictus rubicundus isolate RS-2024b unplaced genomic scaffold, iyHalRubi1_principal scaffold0258, whole genome shotgun sequence includes the following:
- the LOC143364093 gene encoding uncharacterized protein LOC143364093 yields MTSTVDDLVAAQKDLGGRISRFLINLKKSGADNLTLPVLRKRRELLESYWRQFNQRHVELTRLASADLPYLIDDFFAAVEDAFVINGAAVEELIAMQTPHKAETTMITPSSDPEPVLPPMKLPTFSGDLYEWESFKDQFCSLVHHSTRIANVRKMQYLKSCLTGDAANMLDLTPITDANYEGAWSALERRFGNQRILSAAHMRRLITRPALPKMQPNEIKRLVDDFRQTQRAFQALKKPVKEWDEWFVFLASEKLDQPTRLAWEVSLKDPTATPTFDELESFLENRVHALGSARIPEQAGTSKGGGAVVRNTPVVSRNTLAVKVEPKGTTKGGRQCPLCAGNHALNACKQYKALPAAKRRQFVIDKGLCLSCLASSHQLPQCSSSFRCWVCDKQHNTTLHDAFLKDARAESTTSSSAVNYAVGCNKATLLATARVTLEAPNGRSLTVRALLDSGSEASFLSEWAAQSLRLRRRTVRVELTGYQGTSVGTARTEVKVSLRSPVDDEFQVTLEALVTKSLVSPTPSQPVSLGDWPHVKGLPLADPHFSDPAQVDVLLGADVCGMLLLEKRVGPPGTPAAIRTPFGWTLLGPIEVSGPPRSTRIHCVRRQEPLPDLQRFWELEELSHETPMSPDELSCEELFRSTTRRDPSGRYVVRLPFKGGRHPQVGSSRSAAIRMLLKAERTWSRDHSLRDQYVDFMEEYHRLGHMSPVSRPLKDQEPGHYLPHHAVWKECGTLQKIRVVFNASFPSAKDSSLNDALLPGPKLQSELWAVVTRWRLFRVAFSADIVKMFRQILMHPDDQDWLRVLWRKHPTEQLIDFRMTTVTYGTASAPYLAHRVLQELAVDEGTRYPLGAEALRRHAYVDDILSGADDLGAALETAQQLTSLLESGGFPLDKWASNVPELRSSTPQTKVIQESEVHGALGLLWDTKRDTLAVRGPRFDDGPSESTWTKRSILSEIARLFDPLGWLAPVIVRAKILLQDLWLAGVTWDQPLDEGLTCRWRSFRGDLSALSEVHVPRWIHHSSGSEVELHGFCDASERAYAAAVYLVVRRDQHHTNLLVAKSRVAPVKTLSIPRLELCGAVLLAQLLASMRRELSLDSCPISAWTDSTVALAWLRSHPSKWKPFVAHRVSEIQNLLPGVTRRHVGTTDNPADLATRGIPADELRDSKLWWKGPAWLTDPHAGWPATSTADLPRDLPEQRTVSVALVQEEPEKEQFVTRFSSLTRLMRVTAYLRRFTDNCRKVRGRRGPLTSSELQEALHTVIRTCQRSDFPQELHALSRGNAVPSGSPLKSLTPFLGEDGILRVGGRLQNTMLSESQRHPAIVNRTSHLALLVIRDAHRQTLHGGLNATLTWILRAFWIPRGRSRVKQVLRNCVTCTRFRASTGQQRMGNLPASRVLPAKPFLRTGVDYAGPLHMRTSKGRGHKSQKGYVAVFVCMVTKALHLDAVTDLSAAAFIAAFQRFTARRGRCSHLYSDNGTTFRGADEELQRMFRAASAFYAHVAEALATDGTQWEFIPPYSPHMGGLWEAAVKSMKAHLRRVIGDTTLTYEEMTTLLCRVEACLNSRPLSPLSDDPTDLAPLTPGHFLVGEPLRAPPEPPTEYSTLSLGSRWRLIHAMHHNFWHRWMQEHLHQMQQRTKWQDRREDLRPGTLVLVKEDSTPPTRWPLARVESTQPGKDGLVRVVTLRSGSRTFSRTIAKLVELPIREEAGPRDGTTGEH; encoded by the coding sequence ATGACTTCTACGGTCGACGACCTCGTCGCAGCACAGAAGGACCTCGGAGGTCGAATTTCTCGGTTCCTGATTAACTTGAAAAAGAGCGGAGCAGATAACCTGACGCTACCCGTACTCCGCAAACGGCGAGAACTGCTGGAGTCGTACTGGCGCCAATTCAATCAACGCCACGTCGAGCTGACCCGGCTGGCATCCGCCGATCTACCGTACCTGATCGACGACTTCTTCGCTGCGGTCGAGGACGCCTTCGTGATAAACGGAGCTGCAGTCGAGGAGCTGATAGCGATGCAGACTCCCCACAAGGCAGAGACCACGATGATCACGCCGTCTTCCGATCCGGAACCCGTCCTGCCGCCGATGAAGCTACCGACGTTCTCCGGAGATCTGTACGAGTGGGAGAGCTTCAAGGATCAATTCTGCTCCTTGGTGCATCACTCAACCCGCATCGCGAACGTCAGGAAGATGCAGTATTTAAAATCTTGCCTCACCGGAGATGCGGCGAACATGCTGGACCTCACGCCCATCACCGATGCCAACTACGAAGGAGCCTGGTCCGCGCTGGAGCGCCGGTTCGGAAATCAGCGGATCCTCTCGGCGGCACATATGCGACGCCTGATAACCCGTCCGGCCCTACCCAAGATGCAGCCGAACGAGATCAAGCGCTTGGTGGACGACTTCAGACAGACGCAGCGGGCCTTCCAGGCCCTGAAGAAACCCGTCAAGGAGTGGGACGAGTGGTTCGTTTTCCTGGCGTCGGAGAAATTGGATCAACCCACGAGACTGGCTTGGGAAGTCTCCCTGAAGGATCCGACCGCCACTCCTACCTTTGATGAGCTGGAGTCGTTCCTGGAGAACAGGGTCCACGCACTCGGCTCGGCACGGATCCCGGAACAAGCTGGGACGTCGAAGGGTGGAGGCGCCGTCGTGCGAAACACTCCCGTGGTCTCCCGCAACACGCTGGCGGTCAAGGTTGAACCTAAGGGAACGACGAAGGGTGGCCGTCAGTGCCCACTCTGTGCCGGGAATCATGCGCTCAATGCGTGCAAGCAGTACAAGGCGTTACCTGCAGCGAAACGGCGTCAGTTCGTGATCGATAAGGGTCTCTGCCTCTCGTGCCTAGCGAGCAGCCACCAGCTTCCGCAGTGCTCCTCGTCGTTTCGATGCTGGGTTTGCGACAAGCAGCACAACACCACCCTCCATGACGCCTTCCTGAAGGACGCGAGGGCCGAATCTACCACGTCTTCTTCGGCTGTCAACTACGCCGTGGGCTGCAACAAGGCCACCCTCCTCGCCACCGCTAGAGTCACTCTGGAGGCACCCAATGGTCGATCTCTGACGGTCCGAGCCTTACTGGACTCAGGCTCCGAGGCATCCTTCCTCTCCGAGTGGGCCGCCCAGTCGTTAAGGTTGAGGAGACGGACCGTACGGGTAGAGCTGACCGGATACCAGGGGACCAGCGTGGGAACTGCACGGACGGAGGTAAAGGTATCGCTCCGATCACCGGTGGATGATGAGTTTCAGGTCACCTTAGAAGCACTCGTCACCAAGAGCCTCGTCTCTCCTACCCCGTCGCAACCGGTGTCCTTGGGAGACTGGCCGCACGTGAAGGGCTTGCCGCTGGCCGATCCGCACTTCTCGGACCCTGCGCAGGTGGACGTGCTCCTGGGTGCCGACGTCTGCGGGATGTTGCTATTGGAGAAGCGGGTGGGCCCTCCTGGTACCCCGGCAGCTATCCGAACTCCTTTCGGATGGACACTGCTGGGACCCATCGAGGTGTCGGGGCCGCCACGGTCCACCAGGATCCATTGCGTAAGGCGACAAGAACCCTTACCCGACCTCCAGCGGTTTTGGGAATTGGAGGAGCTCTCACACGAAACTCCCATGTCACCAGACGAACTAAGCTGTGAGGAGCTGTTCCGGAGCACCACACGTCGCGACCCGTCGGGGCGGTATGTAGTTCGTCTACCGTTTAAGGGGGGAAGACATCCACAGGTGGGCTCGTCGAGATCGGCGGCAATCCGCATGCTGCTCAAGGCCGAACGAACCTGGTCGAGAGATCATAGTTTGCGTGATCAGTACGTCGACTTCATGGAGGAGTACCATCGACTCGGACACATGAGCCCGGTGAGCAGACCCCTGAAGGATCAGGAACCAGGCCATTACCTACCCCACCACGCGGTCTGGAAGGAGTGTGGCACACTCCAGAAAATTCGGGTCGTCTTCAACGCGTCCTTCCCTTCAGCCAAGGACTCCTCACTCAACGATGCGCTACTGCCGGGACCAAAGCTTCAGTCAGAGCTTTGGGCCGTCGTGACTCGATGGCGTCTCTTCAGGGTGGCGTTTTCGGCGGACATCGTCAAGATGTTTCGCCAGATATTAATGCACCCGGACGATCAGGACTGGCTGCGAGTTCTGTGGAGAAAGCACCCGACTGAGCAGTTAATTGATTTCAGGATGACCACCGTCACCTACGGTACAGCGTCTGCTCCCTACCTGGCGCACCGGGTCCTGCAAGAGCTAGCCGTCGACGAGGGGACCCGCTATCCATTAGGAGCGGAGGCACTCCGACGTCATGCTTACGTCGACGACATCCTGTCGGGCGCCGACGACTTAGGTGCGGCCTTGGAAACTGCCCAGCAACTGACGAGCCTACTCGAGTCCGGGGGGTTCCCTCTGGACAAGTGGGCAAGCAACGTTCCCGAACTCCGCTCGTCGACGCCGCAGACCAAGGTGATCCAGGAGAGCGAAGTGCACGGAGCCTTGGGCCTGCTTTGGGACACCAAGCGCGACACTCTGGCGGTGCGGGGCCCGAGATTCGACGACGGACCGTCGGAATCAACGTGGACAAAGcgatcgatcctatccgagaTCGCACGACTCTTCGACCCACTAGGGTGGCTGGCACCTGTAATAGTAAGGGCCAAAATCTTATTACAGGATCTGTGGTTGGCAGGGGTCACGTGGGACCAACCCTTGGACGAGGGACTTACCTGCCGTTGGCGGAGCTTCCGAGGAGACCTCAGTGCACTGAGTGAAGTCCACGTTCCAAGGTGGATACATCATTCATCGGGAAGCGAGGTCGAGCTGCATGGCTTCTGCGACGCCTCGGAACGCGCATACGCAGCTGCCGTATACCTGGTGGTCCGCCGAGATCAGCATCACACGAACCTCCTGGTGGCGAAGTCCAGGGTAGCTCCGGTCAAGACCCTGAGCATCCCTCGGCTGGAACTCTGCGGAGCGGTCCTCCTGGCACAGCTGCTGGCGTCGATGAGGAGGGAGCTGAGCCTGGATTCCTGCCCGATCAGCGCCTGGACCGACTCGACGGTAGCGCTGGCGTGGCTTCGCTCCCATCCGTCAAAATGGAAGCCCTTCGTCGCCCATCGAGTGTCCGAAATCCAGAATCTCCTTCCCGGAGTGACGCGGCGACACGTGGGAACGACTGATAACCCCGCCGACCTGGCTACCAGAGGCATCCCAGCGGACGAGTTACGAGACTCGAAACTCTGGTGGAAGGGCCCGGCCTGGCTGACGGATCCACACGCAGGCTGGCCGGCCACCTCGACTGCCGATCTGCCTCGAGACCTTCCGGAGCAGAGGACCGTGTCTGTCGCACTGGTGCAAGAGGAGCCTGAAAAGGAGCAGTTCGTTACCAGGTTCTCCTCCCTGACGAGACTGATGCGGGTCACTGCTTACCTTCGTCGGTTTACAGATAACTGCCGGAAAGTCCGTGGCAGACGAGGACCGCTGACGTCTTCCGAGCTGCAGGAGGCTCTCCACACGGTCATACGCACGTGCCAGCGAAGTGACTTCCCACAGGAACTGCACGCACTCAGTCGAGGTAACGCAGTGCCATCCGGATCTCCACTCAAATCTCTGACACCCTTTTTAGGTGAGGACGGAATCCTAAGGGTCGGAGGTCGTCTTCAGAACACCATGCTGTCGGAGTCCCAACGACACCCAGCAATAGTCAACCGTACTTCTCACTTGGCGCTGCTGGTGATACGTGATGCACATAGGCAGACTCTCCACGGAGGACTCAACGCCACGCTGACCTGGATCCTAAGGGCCTTCTGGATACCACGTGGACGATCTCGGGTGAAGCAGGTCCTGCGTAACTGTGTCACGTGCACACGGTTCCGAGCCTCTACCGGACAACAGCGGATGGGCAATCTTCCAGCATCGAGGGTGCTTCCAGCCAAACCGTTCCTGCGGACCGGTGTGGACTACGCGGGACCCCTGCACATGCGCACCAGTAAGGGGAGAGGCCACAAAAGTCAGAAAGGGTACGTGGCGGTGTTTGTGTGCATGGTGACCAAAGCCCTGCACTTAGATGCAGTTACAGACCTGTCAGCGGCGGCCTTCATCGCAGCGTTTCAACGGTTTACGGCACGACGTGGACGTTGCAGTCACCTGTATAGCGACAATGGCACCACCTTCCGAGGAGCCGATGAGGAGCTGCAGCGCATGTTCAGGGCAGCGTCGGCCTTCTACGCTCACGTCGCCGAGGCACTCGCTACGGACGGAACCCAGTGGGAATTTATCCCACCGTATTCACCGCACATGGGGGGCCTTTGGGAAGCAGCGGTGAAGTCAATGAAAGCTCATCTCCGACGGGTGATAGGTGACACTACGCTTACCTACGAGGAGATGACGACACTGCTGTGCCGCGTAGAAGCCTGCCTGAACTCCCGCCCCCTAAGCCCCCTCTCCGACGATCCAACCGATCTGGCTCCGCTCACGCCGGGACACTTCCTGGTGGGCGAGCCTCTTCGCGCACCTCCCGAACCACCCACCGAATATTCCACACTGTCACTCGGATCACGGTGGCGACTTATTCACGCTATGCACCATAATTTTTGGCACAGGTGGATGCAGGAGCACTTGCACCAAATGCAGCAGCGCACCAA